A genomic segment from Pseudomonas sessilinigenes encodes:
- a CDS encoding MFS transporter, whose protein sequence is MTASSFSGLGRSFYLLQLAALLNAVGARCGQLAIAWWVLDKTGDPLLFSVFVAIATFADVLSRALCGWLGDEYDRQRLLVGCYAVSTAVTLVLAGLGTLDLYQPLAIGICLAISGISIGIREPVQMSLTPGLVAAERITDAVRLRSIVGSSSALIGPLAAGTLLGPLGVLGTLWLNAVAVILALILTALVRSPVSPRNADGPRPRDLATWYWRTRAGFTALYRIKPEWHLSLLAFIVNFALYPLFAVLLPVLINRHYPKAAWLLAVTEGAFAIGLLLGSLLLVKRANRRWGRAVVVFAGFLLLGASMSGCGLLTHFFELQPGWFACLTLPLLLIGGTGLVMVTVNTSTVRMLATPDHYRNRIGAATSFISGMVIPFGALVGGTFSGLLGASTAMALLGLLIILAVMPCLFSGALVRVLGMSDEQIRNAYSDLYPKAFVD, encoded by the coding sequence ATGACCGCGTCGTCGTTCAGTGGCCTGGGGCGCAGCTTCTATTTGCTCCAGCTCGCGGCCTTGCTGAATGCCGTGGGGGCCCGTTGCGGCCAGTTGGCGATTGCCTGGTGGGTCCTGGACAAGACGGGCGATCCGCTGCTGTTCTCTGTCTTCGTTGCCATTGCCACCTTCGCCGATGTGTTGTCCCGGGCCTTGTGCGGCTGGCTGGGCGATGAGTATGACCGCCAGCGCCTGCTGGTTGGCTGTTACGCCGTCAGCACGGCCGTGACGCTGGTGCTGGCAGGCCTGGGGACGCTGGATCTCTACCAGCCCTTGGCGATCGGTATCTGCCTGGCGATTTCCGGTATCAGCATCGGTATTCGCGAGCCGGTCCAGATGAGCCTGACCCCCGGCCTGGTCGCCGCTGAACGAATCACGGATGCCGTGCGCCTGAGAAGCATCGTCGGCTCCTCCTCGGCACTGATCGGACCGCTGGCCGCCGGCACCCTGTTGGGGCCGCTCGGTGTACTGGGCACGCTCTGGCTCAATGCCGTCGCCGTGATCCTGGCCTTGATCCTGACCGCGCTGGTGCGCAGCCCGGTTTCGCCGCGTAATGCGGATGGACCGCGACCTCGCGACCTCGCCACCTGGTACTGGCGCACCCGAGCGGGTTTCACCGCGCTGTACCGGATCAAGCCCGAATGGCACCTGAGCCTGCTGGCGTTCATCGTCAACTTTGCGTTGTATCCCTTGTTCGCGGTTTTGCTCCCAGTGCTGATCAATCGCCACTACCCGAAAGCTGCATGGCTGCTGGCGGTGACCGAAGGGGCCTTTGCCATTGGGCTGCTGCTGGGCAGCCTGCTGCTGGTCAAGCGCGCCAACCGACGCTGGGGGCGGGCGGTGGTGGTCTTCGCGGGATTCCTGCTGCTGGGGGCCAGCATGTCGGGCTGTGGACTGCTCACGCATTTTTTCGAGCTGCAGCCAGGGTGGTTCGCCTGCCTGACGCTGCCCTTGTTGCTCATCGGTGGTACGGGCCTGGTCATGGTCACGGTCAATACTTCCACGGTGCGCATGCTGGCCACGCCGGATCACTATCGAAACCGCATCGGTGCGGCCACCTCGTTCATTTCCGGCATGGTCATTCCCTTTGGTGCCCTGGTCGGTGGCACATTCTCCGGCCTGCTGGGCGCGAGCACCGCCATGGCATTGCTCGGCTTGCTGATCATCCTGGCCGTCATGCCCTGCCTGTTCAGTGGGGCACTGGTCCGGGTGCTGGGCATGAGTGATGAACAGATCAGGAATGCCTACAGCGACCTCTACCCCAAGGCGTTCGTGGATTGA
- a CDS encoding catalase has product MSQTKILTTASGAPVADNQNSRSAGPRGPLLLDDFHLIEKLAHFNRENIPERRVHAKGSGAYGTFTVSRDITQYTSAKLFESVGKKTPTFLRFSTVGGERGSADTERDPRGFALKFYTEEGNWDIVGNNTPVFFIRDPLKFPDFIHTQKRLPQSNLKSAQAMWDFWSHSPEALHQVTILFSDRGIPDGYRHMHGFGSHTYSLINAKGERHWVKWHYKTKQGIKNLAPAEAARLAGTDPDYAQRDLFSAIERGDFPKWSVCIQVMTEAQAAAHYENPFDVTKTWSQKEFPLIEVGELELNRNPLNYFAEVEQAAFGPSNMVPGVGLSPDRMLQGRVFAYADAHRYRVGTNHQQLPVNAPLSPVNSYQRDGAMAFGANGGAAPNYEPNSYSDAPKQAPRYAEPALALSGAADRYDHREDSDYYSHAGALFRLMNDEQKALLISNIAGAMAGVTADVVQRQLQHFVKADPAYGEGIAKALGVSIN; this is encoded by the coding sequence ATGAGCCAGACCAAAATTCTTACGACCGCAAGTGGCGCTCCTGTCGCTGACAACCAGAATTCCCGCTCTGCCGGCCCACGTGGCCCGCTGCTTCTCGATGATTTCCACCTGATCGAAAAGCTTGCCCATTTCAACCGCGAAAACATTCCTGAGCGCCGTGTACACGCCAAGGGCTCGGGTGCCTATGGCACCTTCACGGTTTCCCGAGACATCACGCAGTACACCAGTGCCAAGCTGTTCGAGTCAGTAGGTAAAAAGACTCCTACCTTCTTGCGCTTCTCTACTGTGGGTGGTGAACGGGGTTCGGCTGATACCGAGCGCGATCCTCGTGGCTTTGCTCTCAAGTTCTATACCGAGGAAGGCAACTGGGACATCGTCGGTAATAACACACCGGTGTTCTTCATTCGCGACCCGCTGAAGTTTCCGGATTTTATCCACACCCAGAAGCGTCTCCCTCAGAGCAACCTGAAGAGCGCCCAGGCAATGTGGGACTTCTGGTCGCATTCGCCAGAAGCCCTGCACCAGGTCACCATCCTCTTCTCTGATCGGGGTATTCCAGATGGCTACCGTCATATGCACGGCTTCGGCAGCCACACCTACAGCCTGATCAATGCCAAGGGCGAGCGGCACTGGGTCAAATGGCACTACAAGACCAAGCAAGGGATCAAGAACCTGGCTCCGGCAGAGGCTGCTCGTCTGGCTGGTACCGATCCGGACTATGCCCAGCGCGATCTGTTCAGTGCCATCGAGCGTGGCGACTTCCCCAAGTGGAGCGTTTGCATTCAGGTCATGACCGAGGCTCAGGCTGCAGCGCATTACGAGAACCCCTTCGATGTGACCAAGACCTGGTCGCAAAAAGAGTTCCCACTGATCGAGGTTGGTGAGCTGGAATTGAACCGCAACCCGCTGAACTATTTCGCCGAGGTCGAGCAGGCGGCATTTGGTCCAAGCAATATGGTTCCGGGTGTGGGTCTGTCGCCCGACCGTATGCTGCAGGGCCGGGTATTTGCCTATGCCGATGCTCATCGCTACCGCGTTGGTACCAATCACCAGCAATTGCCGGTGAACGCCCCGCTGAGCCCGGTGAACAGCTATCAGCGAGACGGTGCGATGGCCTTTGGTGCCAATGGTGGTGCAGCTCCGAACTATGAACCCAACAGCTACAGCGATGCACCAAAGCAGGCGCCACGCTACGCCGAGCCGGCCTTGGCCCTCAGTGGCGCAGCCGATCGCTATGACCATCGTGAAGACAGCGATTACTACAGCCATGCCGGAGCCCTGTTTCGCCTGATGAACGATGAGCAAAAGGCCCTGCTGATCAGCAATATCGCCGGCGCCATGGCCGGGGTGACCGCCGATGTGGTGCAGCGCCAGTTGCAGCACTTCGTCAAGGCGGACCCAGCTTATGGCGAAGGTATCGCCAAGGCCTTGGGTGTATCGATCAACTAA
- the rplQ gene encoding 50S ribosomal protein L17, with amino-acid sequence MRHRKSGRHLSRTSSHRKAMFQNMAVSLFEHELIKTTLPKAKELRRVAEPLITLAKTDSVANRRLAFDRTRSKAIVGKLFNDLGKRYATREGGYLRILKCGFRAGDNAPMAYVELVDRAVGGEAVSAE; translated from the coding sequence ATGCGTCATCGTAAAAGTGGGCGTCACCTGAGCCGCACCAGCTCGCACCGCAAGGCCATGTTCCAGAACATGGCGGTGTCGCTGTTCGAGCACGAGCTGATCAAAACTACTCTGCCAAAAGCCAAAGAACTGCGCCGCGTTGCCGAGCCGCTGATCACTCTGGCCAAGACAGACAGCGTTGCTAACCGTCGTCTGGCTTTCGACCGTACTCGTTCGAAAGCTATCGTTGGCAAGCTCTTCAACGACCTGGGCAAGCGTTACGCTACCCGTGAGGGTGGCTACCTGCGCATCCTCAAGTGCGGTTTCCGCGCTGGTGACAACGCTCCTATGGCGTACGTTGAACTGGTTGATCGTGCTGTCGGCGGCGAAGCTGTATCCGCTGAGTAA
- a CDS encoding MFS transporter yields the protein MHDPHSERMSGSETRAASGLALVFAFRMLGMFMVLPVLATYGMDLAGATPALIGLAIGAYGLTQALFQIPFGIISDRIGRRPVIYLGLIVFALGSVLAANADSIWGVIAGRILQGAGAISAAVMALLSDLTREQHRTKAMAMIGMTIGLSFAVAMVVGPLLTRSFGLSGLFLATGAMALVGILIIAFMVPRSTGTLQHRESGVARQALLPTLKHPDLLRLDLGIFVLHAMLMSSFVALPLALVEKAGLPKDQHWWVYLTALLISFFAMIPFIIYGEKKRKMKRVLLGAVSTLLLTELFFWEFGNSLQALVIGTVVFFTAFNLLEASLPSLISKVSPAGGKGTAMGVYSTSQFLGSALGGILGGWLFQHGGLSVVFLGCAALAALWLTFAVTMREPPYVTSLRLPLSPEAIREAGLVERLKAVVGVTDAVVVAEEAAIYIKLDTELLDRATLEQLVNSAPSPREA from the coding sequence ATGCACGATCCCCACAGCGAACGCATGAGCGGTAGCGAGACCCGCGCAGCAAGCGGTCTGGCCCTGGTGTTCGCCTTCCGTATGCTTGGCATGTTTATGGTCCTGCCGGTCCTGGCAACCTATGGAATGGATCTCGCAGGAGCGACCCCGGCCCTGATCGGGTTGGCGATTGGCGCCTACGGCCTGACCCAGGCGCTGTTCCAGATTCCCTTCGGGATCATTTCCGACCGCATCGGTCGGCGCCCGGTCATTTACCTCGGGCTGATCGTGTTCGCCCTGGGTAGCGTGCTGGCGGCCAACGCCGATTCGATCTGGGGCGTGATTGCCGGACGTATCCTGCAGGGGGCAGGAGCCATTTCCGCGGCGGTGATGGCGCTGTTGTCGGACCTGACGCGCGAGCAGCACCGGACCAAGGCCATGGCGATGATCGGCATGACCATCGGCTTGTCCTTCGCGGTGGCGATGGTGGTCGGTCCACTGCTGACCCGTAGCTTCGGTCTCTCTGGATTGTTCCTGGCCACGGGGGCCATGGCCCTGGTGGGCATCCTGATCATCGCCTTCATGGTTCCGCGCTCTACCGGTACGTTGCAGCATCGAGAGTCCGGCGTGGCCCGCCAGGCCTTGCTGCCTACCCTCAAGCACCCCGACCTGCTGCGCCTGGACCTGGGCATCTTCGTGCTCCACGCGATGCTGATGTCGAGCTTCGTCGCCTTGCCCCTGGCCCTGGTGGAGAAAGCCGGCCTGCCCAAGGACCAGCACTGGTGGGTGTACCTGACCGCGCTGCTGATTTCCTTCTTCGCCATGATCCCGTTCATCATCTATGGCGAGAAGAAACGCAAAATGAAACGAGTTCTGCTGGGTGCGGTCAGTACGCTGCTGCTCACCGAGCTATTCTTCTGGGAGTTCGGCAACAGCTTGCAGGCGCTGGTGATCGGCACGGTGGTGTTCTTCACCGCCTTCAACCTGTTGGAGGCCTCCCTGCCGTCGCTGATCAGCAAGGTTTCGCCGGCAGGCGGCAAGGGCACGGCGATGGGGGTGTATTCCACCAGCCAGTTCCTGGGTTCCGCGCTGGGCGGCATCCTCGGCGGTTGGTTGTTCCAGCATGGCGGTTTGTCGGTTGTGTTCCTCGGATGCGCAGCTCTGGCTGCACTCTGGCTAACCTTTGCTGTTACCATGCGCGAGCCTCCGTATGTGACGAGCCTGCGCTTGCCGTTATCGCCCGAAGCGATCCGCGAAGCCGGCCTGGTCGAGCGCCTGAAGGCCGTCGTTGGAGTAACAGATGCCGTGGTGGTGGCCGAAGAGGCTGCCATTTACATCAAATTGGATACCGAATTATTGGATCGCGCGACCCTCGAGCAGCTGGTCAATTCAGCTCCGTCGCCGCGCGAAGCCTAG
- the bfr gene encoding bacterioferritin — protein sequence MQGHPDVIDYLNTLLTGELAARDQYFIHSRMYEDWGFTKLYERINHEMEEEAQHADALIRRILMLEGTPRMRPDDLDTGTTVPDMLASDLRLEYKVRAALCKGIELCELHKDYISRDILRVQLADTEEDHTYWLEKQLGLIKSIGLENYLQSQF from the coding sequence ATGCAAGGTCACCCGGACGTAATCGATTACCTCAACACGTTGCTGACGGGCGAACTGGCAGCACGTGACCAATATTTCATTCATTCGCGGATGTACGAAGATTGGGGCTTCACCAAGCTCTATGAGCGTATCAACCACGAGATGGAGGAAGAGGCGCAACACGCCGACGCCTTGATTCGACGTATCCTGATGCTCGAAGGTACGCCGCGCATGCGCCCTGATGATCTGGATACTGGCACCACGGTGCCTGACATGTTGGCCAGTGACCTGCGCTTGGAATACAAGGTGCGTGCCGCACTGTGCAAGGGCATTGAGCTGTGCGAGCTACACAAGGACTACATCAGCCGTGACATCCTGCGGGTCCAGCTGGCGGACACCGAGGAAGACCATACGTACTGGCTGGAGAAGCAGCTGGGCCTGATCAAGTCCATCGGCCTTGAGAACTACCTGCAATCGCAGTTCTGA
- a CDS encoding DNA-directed RNA polymerase subunit alpha — MQISVNEFLTPRHIDVQVVSPTRAKITLEPLERGFGHTLGNALRRILLSSMPGCAVVEAEIDGVLHEYSAIEGVQEDVIEILLNLKGLAIKLHGRDEVTLTLSKKGSGVVTAADIQLDHDVEIVNPDHVIANLASNGALNMKLVVARGRGYEPADSRQSDEDESRSIGRLQLDSSFSPVRRIAYVVENARVEQRTNLDKLVIDLETNGTLDPEEAIRRAATILQQQLAAFVDLKGDSEPVVVEQEDEIDPILLRPVDDLELTVRSANCLKAENIYYIGDLIQRTEVELLKTPNLGKKSLTEIKDVLASRGLSLGMRLDNWPPASLKKDDKATA, encoded by the coding sequence ATGCAGATTTCGGTAAATGAGTTCCTGACACCCCGCCATATTGATGTGCAGGTTGTCAGTCCAACCCGCGCCAAGATCACCCTCGAGCCTCTCGAGCGTGGTTTTGGCCACACCCTGGGCAACGCGCTGCGCCGCATCCTGTTGTCCTCAATGCCCGGCTGTGCAGTAGTCGAGGCCGAGATTGACGGTGTGCTCCACGAGTACAGCGCCATCGAAGGTGTACAGGAAGACGTAATTGAAATCCTGTTGAACCTTAAAGGTCTGGCTATCAAGCTGCACGGCCGTGACGAAGTTACGCTGACCTTGTCGAAGAAGGGTTCGGGGGTGGTTACCGCTGCCGATATTCAGCTGGATCATGATGTCGAGATCGTTAACCCCGATCACGTAATCGCTAACCTGGCGTCTAACGGCGCTCTGAACATGAAGCTCGTAGTAGCTCGTGGTCGTGGTTATGAGCCGGCCGACTCGCGTCAAAGCGATGAAGACGAAAGCCGCAGCATTGGTCGCTTGCAGCTTGACTCTTCGTTCAGCCCGGTTCGCCGTATCGCCTACGTGGTGGAAAACGCCCGTGTCGAGCAGCGTACCAACCTGGACAAGCTGGTTATTGATCTGGAAACCAACGGTACCCTGGATCCTGAAGAGGCTATCCGTCGTGCTGCAACCATCCTGCAACAGCAGTTGGCTGCGTTCGTCGACCTCAAAGGTGACAGTGAGCCAGTGGTAGTCGAGCAGGAAGACGAGATCGATCCGATCCTTCTTCGCCCGGTTGACGATCTGGAACTGACTGTACGTTCGGCTAACTGCCTTAAGGCGGAAAACATTTACTACATCGGCGACCTGATTCAGCGTACCGAAGTAGAACTGTTGAAGACTCCGAACCTGGGCAAGAAATCCCTGACTGAAATCAAGGATGTTCTGGCCTCCCGCGGTCTGTCCCTCGGCATGCGCCTCGATAACTGGCCGCCTGCAAGTCTTAAGAAGGACGACAAGGCGACTGCCTGA
- the uvrA gene encoding excinuclease ABC subunit UvrA: MDKILIRGARTHNLKNIDLTLPRDKLIVITGLSGSGKSSLAFDTLYAEGQRRYVESLSAYARQFLSMMEKPDVDTIEGLSPAISIEQKSTSHNPRSTVGTITEIYDYLRLLYARVGTPRCPDHDIPLEAQTVSQMVDLVLAQPEGSKLMLLAPVIRERKGEHLSVFEELRAQGFVRARVDGKLFELDEVPKLDKQKKHSIDVVVDRFKVRADLQQRLAESFETALGLADGIALVAPMDDEPGEEMIFSARFACPICGHAISELEPKLFSFNNPAGACPTCDGLGVKQFFDVKRLVNGELTLAEGAIRGWDRRNVYYFQMLGSLAAHYGFSLEVPFNQLPADQQKVVLNGSGTQNVDFKYLNDRGDIVKRSHPFEGIVPNLERRYRETESATVREELAKFLSTQPCPDCRGTRLRRESRHVWVGEKTLPAVTSLPIGDATDYFATLKLTGRRGEIADKILKEICERLQFLVNVGLDYLTLDRSADTLSGGEAQRIRLASQIGAGLVGVMYILDEPSIGLHQRDNDRLLGTLKHLRDIGNTVIVVEHDEDAIRLADYVVDIGPGAGVHGGQIVAEGTAAEVMEHPDSLTGKYLSGRVKIVVPAKRTPRNKKLSLTLKGARGNNLRNVDLEIPIGLLTCVTGVSGSGKSTLINNTLFPLSATALNGATTLEAAAHDSINGLQHLDKVVDIDQSPIGRTPRSNPATYTGLFTPIRELFAGVPESRSRGYGPGRFSFNVKGGRCEACQGDGLIKVEMHFLPDIYVPCDVCKSKRYNRETLEIKYKGKSIHEVLEMTIEEAREFFDPVPALARKLQTLMDVGLSYIKLGQSATTLSGGEAQRVKLSRELSKRDTGKTLYILDEPTTGLHFADIQQLLDVLHRLRDHGNTVVVIEHNLDVIKTADWLVDLGPEGGSKGGQIIAVGTPEQVAEMPQSHTGHYLKPLLIRDRA, from the coding sequence TTGGACAAGATTCTGATTCGTGGGGCCCGTACCCACAACCTGAAGAACATCGACCTGACCCTGCCCCGGGACAAGTTGATCGTCATCACCGGGCTGTCTGGGTCCGGCAAGTCGTCCCTGGCCTTCGACACGCTCTATGCCGAGGGCCAGCGCCGCTATGTCGAGTCGCTATCGGCCTATGCCCGACAGTTCCTGTCGATGATGGAAAAGCCCGATGTAGACACCATCGAAGGGCTCTCTCCGGCGATTTCCATCGAGCAGAAATCCACCTCCCACAACCCTCGCTCCACTGTCGGCACCATCACCGAGATCTACGACTACCTGCGCCTGCTCTATGCCCGCGTCGGTACTCCACGTTGCCCGGACCACGACATCCCACTGGAGGCGCAGACCGTCAGCCAGATGGTCGATCTGGTATTGGCCCAGCCCGAGGGTAGCAAGCTGATGCTGCTGGCGCCGGTGATTCGCGAACGCAAGGGTGAGCATCTCTCGGTATTCGAAGAACTGCGCGCCCAAGGCTTCGTTCGTGCACGGGTCGACGGCAAGTTGTTCGAGCTGGATGAAGTGCCGAAGCTGGATAAGCAGAAGAAGCACTCGATCGATGTCGTGGTCGATCGCTTCAAGGTCAGGGCCGACTTGCAGCAGCGCCTGGCCGAATCCTTCGAGACGGCGCTGGGCCTGGCCGACGGTATCGCCCTGGTGGCGCCGATGGATGATGAACCTGGGGAGGAGATGATCTTCTCTGCGCGCTTTGCCTGCCCGATCTGCGGTCACGCCATCAGCGAGCTGGAACCCAAGCTGTTCTCCTTCAACAACCCTGCCGGCGCCTGCCCGACCTGCGATGGCCTGGGGGTCAAGCAGTTCTTCGACGTCAAGCGCCTGGTCAATGGCGAGCTGACCCTGGCCGAAGGCGCGATCCGAGGCTGGGACAGGCGCAACGTCTATTACTTCCAGATGCTCGGGTCACTGGCCGCCCACTACGGCTTCAGCCTGGAAGTGCCGTTCAACCAGCTACCTGCCGACCAGCAGAAGGTCGTCCTCAACGGCAGCGGCACGCAGAATGTCGACTTCAAGTACCTGAACGACCGGGGCGATATCGTCAAGCGCTCCCATCCGTTCGAAGGCATAGTGCCGAACCTTGAGCGCCGCTATCGGGAAACCGAGTCGGCTACCGTGCGCGAGGAGTTGGCCAAGTTCCTCAGCACCCAGCCTTGCCCGGATTGCCGTGGGACTCGCCTGCGGCGTGAGTCGCGACATGTCTGGGTCGGGGAGAAAACCCTGCCGGCGGTCACCAGCCTGCCCATCGGCGACGCCACCGATTACTTCGCCACCCTCAAGCTCACCGGGCGCCGTGGCGAGATCGCCGACAAGATCCTCAAGGAAATTTGCGAGCGCCTGCAGTTCCTGGTCAATGTCGGGCTCGACTACCTGACCCTGGACCGCAGTGCCGACACCCTCTCCGGCGGCGAGGCCCAGCGGATTCGCCTGGCCAGCCAGATCGGTGCCGGCCTGGTAGGGGTGATGTACATCCTCGACGAGCCTTCCATCGGCCTGCACCAGCGAGACAACGATCGCCTGCTGGGAACGCTCAAGCACCTGCGTGACATCGGCAACACCGTGATCGTGGTCGAGCACGACGAGGATGCCATCCGACTTGCCGACTACGTGGTGGATATCGGCCCGGGCGCCGGCGTGCACGGCGGCCAGATCGTCGCCGAAGGTACTGCCGCCGAAGTCATGGAGCATCCCGATTCCCTGACTGGCAAGTACCTGTCGGGCCGGGTGAAGATCGTGGTCCCGGCCAAGCGCACGCCACGCAACAAGAAGCTGTCCCTGACCCTCAAGGGTGCGCGCGGCAACAACCTGCGCAATGTCGACCTGGAGATTCCGATCGGCTTGCTGACCTGCGTCACCGGGGTCTCGGGCTCGGGTAAATCGACGTTGATCAACAACACCCTGTTCCCGTTGAGTGCCACTGCGCTGAACGGCGCCACCACCTTGGAGGCGGCTGCACACGACAGCATCAATGGGTTGCAACACCTGGACAAAGTGGTGGACATCGACCAAAGCCCGATCGGTCGTACGCCTCGCTCCAACCCAGCCACCTATACCGGGCTCTTCACGCCTATTCGCGAGCTGTTCGCCGGGGTACCGGAATCGCGCTCCCGTGGTTATGGCCCGGGGCGCTTCTCCTTCAACGTCAAGGGTGGTCGTTGCGAAGCTTGCCAGGGCGACGGCCTGATCAAGGTGGAGATGCACTTCCTGCCGGACATCTACGTGCCTTGCGACGTCTGCAAGAGCAAGCGCTACAACCGCGAAACCCTGGAGATCAAGTACAAGGGCAAGAGCATCCACGAGGTCCTGGAAATGACCATCGAGGAAGCGCGTGAGTTCTTCGATCCGGTACCGGCCCTGGCGCGTAAGCTGCAGACGCTGATGGATGTGGGCCTGTCCTACATCAAGCTCGGCCAATCGGCCACGACCTTGTCCGGCGGTGAGGCACAACGGGTCAAGCTGTCCCGCGAGCTGTCCAAGCGAGACACTGGCAAGACCCTGTATATCCTCGATGAGCCGACCACCGGCCTGCATTTTGCGGATATCCAGCAGTTGCTGGACGTCCTGCATCGACTGCGCGACCACGGCAACACCGTGGTGGTGATCGAGCACAACCTGGATGTGATCAAGACCGCCGACTGGCTGGTGGACCTGGGGCCGGAAGGCGGCTCCAAAGGCGGCCAAATCATTGCGGTAGGGACACCGGAACAAGTGGCTGAGATGCCTCAGTCGCACACCGGGCATTATCTCAAGCCATTGCTGATCCGCGATCGGGCCTGA
- a CDS encoding single-stranded DNA-binding protein translates to MARGVNKVILVGTCGQDPEVRYLPNGNAVTNLSLATSEQWTDKQTGQKVERTEWHRVSMFGKVAEIAGEYLRKGSQVYIEGKLQTREWEKDGIKRYTTEIIVDMQGTMQLLGGRPQQGDQQGGGNNYQQSAPRQQAPRPQQAPQRPAPQQPAPQPAPDFDSFDDDIPF, encoded by the coding sequence ATGGCCCGTGGGGTTAACAAAGTCATATTGGTCGGCACTTGCGGCCAGGATCCCGAAGTTCGCTACCTGCCTAACGGTAACGCGGTGACCAACCTGAGCCTGGCCACCAGCGAGCAGTGGACCGACAAGCAAACCGGCCAGAAGGTCGAGCGCACCGAATGGCACCGCGTGTCGATGTTCGGCAAGGTCGCGGAGATCGCCGGCGAGTACCTGCGCAAGGGTTCCCAGGTCTACATCGAAGGCAAGCTGCAGACCCGCGAGTGGGAAAAAGACGGCATCAAGCGCTACACCACTGAAATCATCGTCGACATGCAGGGCACCATGCAGCTGCTGGGCGGCCGTCCTCAACAGGGCGACCAACAGGGCGGCGGCAACAACTACCAGCAGTCCGCACCTCGCCAGCAGGCGCCACGCCCGCAACAGGCTCCACAGCGTCCAGCGCCACAACAGCCTGCGCCGCAGCCAGCACCGGACTTCGACAGCTTTGATGACGATATTCCGTTCTAA